A genomic stretch from Shewanella woodyi ATCC 51908 includes:
- a CDS encoding hybrid sensor histidine kinase/response regulator: MPLTKAHLSYTSKALLLLMLVSLVICITLSIYNQSSKQQLIDSYNRLSTTNELIHKLRLSTDQQTKFAKLYVLTGNDRWYSLFEQIMATRNGTATLPEGTSLTYWEKILDPEFELIELENIASNDSFPIIDKMSKMGTRDYELTQLSLALQKANELAADERRALKRLIDNPNASSYVMTQLLGVQYLSDSSKVMTTIGLASRALNERAQEELTHTINKGSVIFSMQILSLIIFVSSILCFFVLQWRLYIHPLKNMQKTVISHVADNNFNFVLDEKTKGEMGEFNKALNHVLRNVAGQLQRNSLLKDFSVVLRGKENTESLGKEVNQFLISKLNLPLIGIYVLDDNTLERVAGIGYSADAPLSYTHNDSTHKSILYGQKYRRFKNLKDKYSISLNGSSLSLAEMHYFPLVVNQSPVGLLEIGTLTPLDDTVEHWVKDVIDDLAIGVQLTRNLELQKKTELKVVEQLELNRQILDAIPNPMYYRNVDSEYIGVNESFTSFFGLFEADIIGSTPKDIFEAETAQQFEDSEAKLLENIGSLDYEARLVNADGIQRDVMVYEATFFSTKGDPNGVVGLLLDVTERKQMEVELRKAKEAADEVSKAKGDFLANMSHEIRTPMNAIIGMSHLALNADLNPKQRGYVSKIDMAAKSLLGIINDILDFSKMEAGKLVTEDVDFRLDEVLDNLTNIIAVKAEEKGLEFLFDIDPHIPLALVGDPLRIGQVLINLCGNAIKFTDSGEVVVGVKLLNKSEDGLNLQFNVRDSGIGLSQEQQDKLFKSFSQADASITRKYGGTGLGLTISKRLVEIMGGKIWVTSDEGQGSTFSFTLNCGLQDAKMKNNFMPIENLIGKPVLIVDDNDVAREILVNLLTMMKFSPSAVSNGQEAISAIESENINPYELIFMDWNMPGINGIEAIKKIKALNLIKQPKIILVTAYGREVGMTEDIEHLLDGIIIKPVNPSILFDSVVGAYGIEGLGVKDNSKNSNSNEIELDLTGKSLLLVEDNETNQEVAMGMMEPFNVDITVANNGQEALDKLEEKEFQLVLMDMQMPVMDGITATINIRKNDKYNDLPIVAMTANAMESDVQNCKQAGMNDHIGKPIDFTILKEKLRKYILDADEELPPSPLPDQPTEVEVKVENIELSEPTKEAELIIEEMPGVDTVLGISRIGGNETKYWEILERFINSQIEAMINLKQAIIIKDIETATRTAHSLRGAASNLAALTLCDMAKEMEDSLNNNVYPEEIKIDMVIEHLQTLSAYIKAKPSKQEGAMVEQDEVEPLNDQLPLDTLLTMIDNYDTQALEEIQRVKQTLISHQVDYGAIEKAIENFDFDKAKALTEKLTGTNS; this comes from the coding sequence ATGCCTTTGACGAAAGCCCATCTAAGCTACACATCTAAGGCCTTACTTTTACTTATGTTGGTAAGCTTGGTCATCTGCATCACGCTCTCAATTTATAACCAAAGCAGCAAGCAACAGCTCATCGATAGCTACAATCGTTTAAGTACGACTAATGAGTTGATCCATAAGCTAAGGTTAAGCACAGATCAACAAACAAAATTCGCTAAGCTTTATGTGTTAACTGGAAATGACCGATGGTACTCGCTTTTTGAACAGATTATGGCGACACGTAATGGCACCGCAACCCTTCCAGAAGGCACCTCTCTGACCTACTGGGAAAAAATATTAGACCCTGAGTTTGAACTCATTGAATTAGAAAATATTGCTTCTAATGATAGCTTTCCCATCATAGACAAAATGAGCAAAATGGGCACACGTGACTACGAATTAACTCAGCTTAGTCTTGCACTGCAAAAAGCCAATGAGTTAGCTGCTGATGAGCGCCGAGCCCTTAAACGTTTAATCGATAACCCAAATGCCAGCTCCTATGTGATGACACAGCTTTTAGGCGTTCAATATCTTAGCGATAGCTCTAAAGTCATGACAACCATAGGCCTTGCTAGCCGAGCATTGAACGAGCGAGCCCAAGAGGAGCTGACACACACGATAAATAAAGGTTCTGTTATCTTCTCCATGCAGATCCTGAGTTTAATAATATTTGTGAGCAGCATCCTCTGTTTCTTTGTATTGCAGTGGCGCCTTTATATCCACCCTCTCAAAAATATGCAAAAAACAGTAATAAGCCACGTTGCAGACAATAACTTTAACTTTGTGCTTGATGAAAAAACTAAAGGAGAGATGGGCGAGTTTAACAAAGCCTTAAATCATGTCCTTAGAAATGTTGCAGGACAGCTACAACGTAACTCCCTTCTAAAAGACTTTAGTGTCGTTCTCAGAGGAAAGGAGAATACAGAATCTTTAGGTAAGGAGGTAAACCAGTTCTTAATCTCCAAACTAAACCTGCCTTTAATCGGTATATACGTATTAGACGATAATACGTTAGAACGAGTTGCTGGAATTGGCTATAGCGCCGATGCTCCCTTGTCATACACACATAATGACTCAACCCATAAAAGTATCCTGTACGGCCAAAAATATCGCCGCTTTAAGAACCTTAAGGACAAGTATTCTATTAGTCTAAATGGCAGCAGTTTATCTCTAGCTGAAATGCACTACTTTCCCCTTGTCGTTAATCAGTCTCCAGTAGGCTTATTAGAGATAGGCACTCTAACACCACTCGATGACACGGTTGAACATTGGGTAAAAGATGTCATTGATGATTTAGCTATCGGGGTACAGCTAACTCGAAACCTTGAGTTGCAAAAGAAAACTGAGCTAAAGGTCGTCGAACAGCTAGAGCTAAACCGTCAGATCTTAGATGCTATTCCTAACCCTATGTATTACCGTAATGTTGATAGTGAATATATTGGTGTTAATGAAAGCTTTACCTCATTCTTTGGCCTATTTGAAGCAGATATTATCGGCTCGACTCCCAAAGATATCTTTGAAGCTGAAACAGCTCAACAGTTTGAGGATTCTGAGGCTAAGCTCCTCGAAAATATTGGCTCATTAGATTACGAAGCACGCCTAGTGAATGCTGATGGTATTCAAAGAGATGTTATGGTTTATGAAGCCACCTTCTTCTCCACCAAAGGGGATCCAAATGGCGTGGTAGGTCTACTCTTGGATGTCACCGAGCGTAAACAGATGGAAGTTGAGCTGAGAAAAGCAAAAGAAGCAGCCGATGAAGTTAGTAAAGCTAAAGGCGACTTCCTTGCCAATATGAGTCACGAGATCCGAACCCCAATGAATGCCATTATCGGTATGTCCCACCTAGCCCTAAATGCTGACCTTAATCCCAAACAGAGAGGCTATGTCAGTAAAATAGATATGGCAGCTAAATCCCTACTTGGGATCATCAATGATATTTTAGACTTCTCTAAAATGGAGGCTGGCAAGTTAGTCACAGAGGACGTTGACTTCAGGTTAGATGAAGTACTTGATAATTTGACTAATATCATCGCAGTCAAGGCCGAAGAGAAAGGGTTAGAATTTCTATTTGATATAGACCCCCATATTCCCCTCGCTTTAGTGGGTGATCCTCTACGTATCGGTCAGGTATTGATCAACCTATGTGGTAATGCCATTAAATTTACCGACTCTGGAGAAGTGGTTGTCGGAGTAAAACTGCTTAACAAGAGTGAAGATGGACTGAATCTTCAATTCAATGTACGTGATTCAGGCATAGGCTTATCACAGGAGCAGCAAGACAAGCTCTTTAAGTCCTTCTCTCAGGCAGATGCCTCGATTACGCGTAAATATGGCGGCACAGGATTGGGACTGACCATCTCAAAACGCTTAGTAGAGATTATGGGAGGCAAAATCTGGGTTACCAGCGATGAAGGACAAGGTTCAACTTTCTCCTTCACCTTAAATTGTGGATTACAAGATGCAAAAATGAAGAACAACTTCATGCCTATTGAAAACCTAATAGGTAAACCTGTTCTGATTGTGGACGATAATGATGTCGCAAGAGAGATACTTGTTAATCTATTAACCATGATGAAGTTCTCTCCATCGGCCGTGAGCAATGGTCAAGAAGCAATTTCAGCAATAGAGTCCGAAAATATTAATCCTTATGAACTGATATTTATGGATTGGAACATGCCAGGGATTAATGGGATAGAAGCGATTAAGAAAATAAAAGCGCTGAACTTAATCAAACAACCAAAGATAATTTTAGTCACCGCCTATGGCCGTGAAGTTGGGATGACAGAGGATATTGAACATCTGCTCGATGGCATTATCATCAAGCCAGTCAATCCCTCTATCCTTTTTGACTCAGTTGTGGGTGCATACGGTATAGAGGGTCTAGGGGTAAAAGATAACAGCAAAAACTCTAACTCAAATGAAATAGAGTTAGATTTAACAGGTAAATCTCTACTTCTGGTTGAGGATAACGAAACAAACCAAGAGGTAGCAATGGGGATGATGGAGCCATTTAATGTCGATATCACAGTCGCAAATAATGGTCAGGAAGCACTAGATAAATTAGAAGAAAAAGAGTTTCAACTGGTATTGATGGATATGCAGATGCCAGTAATGGATGGCATAACCGCAACAATAAATATCCGTAAGAATGATAAATACAATGACCTTCCTATCGTTGCGATGACCGCCAATGCCATGGAAAGCGATGTCCAAAACTGTAAACAAGCGGGCATGAATGATCATATTGGTAAGCCCATTGACTTTACAATTCTCAAAGAGAAACTCAGAAAATATATCCTAGATGCAGATGAGGAGCTGCCCCCCTCGCCTCTTCCTGATCAACCTACTGAGGTAGAAGTTAAGGTAGAGAATATAGAGCTTTCTGAGCCAACTAAAGAAGCTGAACTCATCATAGAGGAGATGCCAGGTGTCGATACAGTGTTAGGTATCTCTCGGATCGGCGGTAATGAAACAAAGTATTGGGAAATTTTAGAGCGATTTATTAACTCTCAGATAGAAGCCATGATCAATCTAAAACAAGCCATTATCATTAAAGACATCGAAACTGCCACTCGTACAGCCCACTCCCTGCGAGGAGCCGCATCAAACCTTGCAGCATTAACTCTCTGTGATATGGCGAAGGAGATGGAGGACTCTCTCAATAATAATGTTTACCCAGAAGAGATAAAAATAGACATGGTTATCGAGCACCTGCAAACACTTAGCGCCTATATAAAAGCTAAACCATCAAAACAGGAAGGTGCAATGGTAGAGCAAGATGAAGTTGAGCCCCTTAATGACCAACTCCCATTAGATACCCTGCTCACTATGATAGACAATTATGACACTCAAGCACTAGAGGAGATACAGAGAGTCAAACAAACCCTAATTAGTCACCAAGTCGATTACGGCGCAATAGAGAAAGCCATTGAAAACTTTGATTTTGATAAAGCTAAAGCGCTGACTGAAAAGTTAACGGGAACCAATAGCTAG
- the purF gene encoding amidophosphoribosyltransferase, translating into MCGIVGIVGRTSVNQPIYDALTVLQHRGQDAAGIVTVDGNAFRLRKANGLVKDVFEAKHMQRLQGKTGIGHVRYPTAGSSSASEAQPFYVNSPFGISLAHNGNLTNTVELHELLLKRRRHVNTTSDSEVLLNLLADELQQCKNESLSSEEVFDAVAKVHSLTRGAYAVTALIIGQGLVAFRDPFGIRPLVLGKQETELGTEYMIASESVALDAVGFELMRDVAPGEAVYITLDGELYTQQCAHTPSYAPCLFEFVYFARPDSTIDKVSVYGSRVNMGAKLGEKIKREWEDHDIDVVIPIPETSCDTALEIARHLELPYRQGFVKNRYIGRTFIMPGQQERKKSVRRKLNAIGVEFKGKNVLLVDDSVVRGTTSEQIIEMAREAGAKKVYFASAAPEIRFPNVYGIDMPTASELIAHGRDVDEISKMIGADGMIFQDLEDLAEAVRMENPEIKRFETSVFDGNYITNDVDQAYLDHITKLRNDDAKANRSKDIGTNLELHNVCHP; encoded by the coding sequence ATGTGTGGTATTGTCGGAATAGTTGGTCGAACTTCGGTTAATCAACCAATTTATGATGCATTAACTGTACTCCAGCATCGCGGTCAAGATGCTGCTGGTATCGTGACTGTAGATGGTAATGCGTTTAGATTGCGCAAAGCCAATGGTCTGGTAAAAGACGTGTTTGAAGCTAAACATATGCAGCGTCTACAGGGTAAAACGGGTATAGGGCATGTACGTTACCCTACGGCTGGAAGTTCGAGTGCATCGGAAGCTCAGCCTTTCTATGTTAACTCGCCATTTGGGATCTCGCTTGCCCATAACGGTAACTTGACCAATACAGTCGAATTGCACGAGCTTTTACTTAAGCGACGCCGTCATGTTAATACGACATCTGACTCAGAAGTTTTATTAAACTTGCTCGCCGATGAGTTACAGCAGTGCAAGAATGAGAGTTTAAGCTCTGAAGAGGTGTTTGATGCTGTTGCTAAAGTGCACTCATTGACACGTGGTGCATATGCGGTAACCGCTCTTATTATTGGTCAAGGGTTAGTGGCATTTCGTGATCCTTTCGGGATCCGTCCATTGGTGTTGGGTAAACAGGAGACTGAACTCGGCACTGAATATATGATTGCCTCAGAGAGTGTTGCGCTGGATGCTGTTGGTTTTGAGCTGATGCGTGATGTTGCACCTGGTGAAGCGGTATACATTACCCTTGATGGTGAGCTCTATACTCAACAGTGTGCACACACGCCAAGTTATGCTCCTTGCTTGTTTGAGTTTGTCTATTTTGCCCGTCCAGATTCCACTATCGATAAGGTTTCTGTCTATGGCAGCCGTGTTAACATGGGGGCTAAATTAGGTGAGAAGATTAAGCGAGAGTGGGAGGACCATGATATTGATGTGGTTATTCCTATTCCAGAAACCTCTTGTGATACAGCACTTGAGATTGCACGTCATCTGGAGCTTCCATACCGCCAAGGTTTTGTGAAAAATCGCTATATTGGCCGCACCTTTATTATGCCTGGTCAACAGGAGCGTAAGAAGTCAGTACGTCGTAAACTTAATGCTATTGGTGTTGAGTTTAAAGGCAAAAATGTACTGCTTGTGGATGATTCTGTGGTACGTGGTACAACATCTGAGCAGATTATTGAGATGGCTCGTGAAGCAGGCGCTAAGAAAGTGTATTTTGCTTCTGCAGCACCAGAAATCCGCTTCCCTAATGTTTATGGTATCGATATGCCAACGGCAAGTGAGCTGATAGCCCACGGTAGAGATGTTGATGAGATCAGTAAGATGATTGGCGCCGATGGGATGATCTTCCAAGATTTGGAAGATCTTGCAGAAGCCGTTCGTATGGAAAACCCTGAGATTAAACGTTTCGAAACTTCTGTTTTTGATGGTAACTATATTACTAACGATGTGGATCAGGCTTATCTGGACCATATTACAAAGTTACGTAATGATGATGCTAAAGCGAATCGAAGCAAAGATATCGGGACTAACCTTGAGCTGCATAATGTGTGTCACCCATAA
- a CDS encoding SPOR domain-containing protein, which produces MSSHFQNRLVGVIVLVALGVIFLPDILDGKKEHQAEQFAEIPLRPEVEALELPDQEFKTVDLSEKEQAFEPAADELDQLVQEIEEKEALAQQPSTEVANKAVVESKPVEVATTQPNKPAASAYTLQLGSFKNASNVNGLVKQLREKGFTAYTLPEKPVDGQLTKVFVGPNVSKAKLQAQSADIKKITKLSGRIVSYVPTAS; this is translated from the coding sequence TTGTCTAGTCATTTTCAGAATCGTTTGGTCGGAGTTATTGTTCTTGTTGCATTGGGAGTGATTTTTTTACCCGATATTCTCGATGGTAAAAAGGAGCATCAGGCTGAGCAGTTTGCAGAGATCCCCTTGCGTCCGGAAGTGGAAGCACTTGAATTACCAGATCAAGAGTTTAAAACTGTCGACCTGAGTGAAAAAGAGCAGGCCTTTGAGCCTGCTGCCGACGAGTTAGATCAATTAGTGCAAGAGATTGAGGAAAAAGAGGCGTTGGCTCAACAGCCTTCAACTGAGGTGGCCAATAAAGCCGTGGTTGAGAGTAAACCCGTTGAAGTGGCCACGACTCAACCTAACAAGCCCGCGGCATCAGCTTATACTTTACAGCTGGGCAGTTTTAAAAATGCCTCTAACGTCAATGGACTTGTTAAGCAGTTGAGAGAAAAAGGCTTTACTGCTTATACTTTACCGGAAAAGCCAGTCGATGGTCAGTTAACAAAGGTGTTTGTTGGCCCTAATGTGTCAAAGGCCAAGCTGCAAGCCCAAAGTGCTGACATTAAAAAAATCACTAAGTTGTCAGGCCGTATCGTGAGCTACGTTCCAACCGCTTCTTAA
- a CDS encoding CvpA family protein, translated as MVWIDYAIFAVIGVSTLISLLRGFAKEAMSLVVWFAAFFVASQFYQDLSVYLTQMQDEMLRNGVAIAILFIATLILGALVNYLIGQLVEKTGLSGTDRVLGLCFGALRGALIVSALLFFMDAFTGAPNTDWWQSSKLVPEFGVVIQWFFDYLENTSSFVPKI; from the coding sequence ATGGTTTGGATTGATTACGCCATTTTCGCTGTTATAGGAGTATCGACTCTTATCAGTTTGCTTCGAGGCTTTGCTAAAGAAGCCATGTCACTTGTGGTCTGGTTTGCAGCTTTTTTTGTTGCGAGTCAGTTTTATCAAGATCTCTCCGTTTATCTCACCCAGATGCAAGATGAAATGCTACGTAATGGCGTTGCTATTGCTATTCTTTTTATTGCGACATTAATTCTTGGCGCCTTGGTAAACTATCTTATTGGTCAATTGGTCGAGAAAACGGGCCTTTCTGGGACAGATAGAGTCCTAGGTCTATGTTTTGGCGCCTTAAGAGGCGCACTGATTGTCAGTGCTTTACTCTTTTTTATGGATGCGTTCACGGGCGCGCCCAATACGGATTGGTGGCAGAGTTCTAAACTTGTCCCTGAATTCGGTGTTGTTATCCAGTGGTTTTTTGATTACTTGGAAAACACTTCAAGCTTTGTACCTAAAATATAA